In a genomic window of Nothobranchius furzeri strain GRZ-AD chromosome 14, NfurGRZ-RIMD1, whole genome shotgun sequence:
- the gja3 gene encoding gap junction alpha-3 protein: protein MGDWSFLGRLLENAQEHSTVIGKVWLTVLFIFRILVLGAAAEEVWGDEQSDFTCNTQQPGCENVCYDEAFPISHIRFWVLQIIFVSTPTLIYLGHVLHIVRMEEKRKEKEEEMRKANRIQEEKELLYKNRGDAGGGGRKEKQPIRDEHGKIRIRGALLRTYVFNIIFKTLFEVGFILGQYFLYGFQLRPLYKCARWPCPNTVDCFISRPTEKTIFILFMLVVACVSLLLNLLEIYHLGWKKVKQGVTNEFAPDEELLHRVNPAEPECLASAPRTAPSSLSYPPNYIDVAAGSGAFLPPIRPAALATVGDIQQDESLHQSSSSSHYYISNNNHKLATQQNWANLATEQQTREMKATTPSPSSSSSANNENELQPTASAALLLPTSKPPNGSNVGTASKEGPITTTAEMHEPPLPVSTDPRRLSRASKSSSIRARPSDLAI, encoded by the coding sequence ATGGGTGACTGGAGTTTTCTGGGCCGGCTGTTGGAGAATGCTCAGGAGCACTCGACGGTCATCGGCAAGGTCTGGCTGACTGTCCTCTTCATCTTCAGGATCCTGGTGCTGGGGGCTGCCGCCGAGGAGGTGTGGGGCGACGAGCAGTCCGACTTCACCTGTAACACCCAGCAGCCTGGTTGTGAGAATGTCTGCTACGATGAAGCCTTCCCCATCTCGCACATCCGATTCTGGGTGCTGCAGATCATCTTCGTGTCCACGCCAACGCTCATCTACCTGGGCCACGTGCTACACATCGTCCGCATGGAGGAGAAGCGcaaagagaaggaggaggagatgcgcAAAGCCAACCGCATCCAGGAGGAGAAAGAACTCCTTTATAAAAATCGCGGCGATGCTGGAGGAGGTGGCAGGAAGGAGAAGCAACCAATCAGGGACGAGCACGGAAAGATCCGTATCAGAGGTGCACTGCTGCGCACCTACGTGTTCAATATTATTTTCAAGACCCTGTTTGAAGTGGGTTTCATTTTGGGCCAGTATTTCCTTTATGGCTTCCAGCTGAGGCCCCTGTACAAATGTGCACGTTGGCCGTGCCCCAACACCGTTGactgcttcatatccagacccacTGAAAAgaccatttttattttattcatgcttGTGGTGGCTTGCGTGTCTCTTTTGCTGAATTTACTAGAGATCTATCACCTCGGATGGAAGAAGGTTAAACAGGGTGTGACGAATGAGTTTGCCCCTGATGAAGAGTTGCTGCATCGCGTCAACCCTGCAGAGCCTGAGTGTTTGGCCTCCGCCCCCAGAACTGCCCCATCCAGCCTCAGCTACCCTCCTAATTACATCGATGTGGCAGCAGGCAGTGGGGCTTTTCTGCCCCCCATCAGGCCAGCAGCTTTGGCCACGGTGGGCGACATCCAGCAGGACGAGTCCCTTCACCAGTCCTCATCATCTTCCCACTACTACATCAGCAACAACAACCACAAACTGGCCACGCAGCAGAACTGGGCCAACCTGGCCACCGAGCAGCAGACTCGGGAGATGAAGGCCACGACCCCCTCaccatcctcttcttcctctgccAACAATGAAAATGAGCTGCAGCCCACCGCCAGCGCTGCTCTGCTCCTTCCTACCAGCAAACCCCCCAATGGCAGCAACGTAGGCACCGCCTCCAAGGAAGGTCCCATCACCACTACGGCGGAGATGCACGAACCCCCGCTACCAGTCAGCACGGACCCTCGGAGGCTCAGTCGGGCCAGCAAGAGCAGCAGCATCAGGGCCAGGCCGAGCGACCTGGCCATCTAA